In the genome of Cervus elaphus chromosome 5, mCerEla1.1, whole genome shotgun sequence, the window AAAAGGATGGGATGCCAGGGAGAGGCTCCTGTTTGGAGGTTGTGTCTGCGGAAGGTTTTTGCCTCTTTATTAAGCTGTAGCCAGGACGCCCCACAGCTCAGGTGCCTCAGTAAAGAATACAGCTCCCTGCCCCTGGCAGGTGATGGTGTAGCGCCTGGGGAAGTTTGGCAGGACACTGGGCAGTGCTGACCTGCctggcctcccccagccccaccgtTGTCCTTTGGGGCAAAGAAGAACTGGTGCAGAtactgctgtgctggcctcccaAGAGGAGCCGAGTGGGAATCAGTGGACTTCGCTCTGCAATTCAGATGACGAGCAGGAGTAGGCTGGGTGTGACTGAGTTGCATGGCTGGTGAAGAAGCGAACTGTTCTGGGACTCCTGGCCCCAAACCCTTCCCTCAGACCAGCCTTTGCACCTGGACTGGACAGCAGGCTGCCCAGAATTGCTCCTGGAGCATCTGGTCAGTGGGTGTTGGTCTTAGCCCAGTGGCCCAGTCCACTTGGTCCCTTTGGTTTTTACCTGTGCTGAGCATCTCACATAAACAGCCGCACAGCCGTGGCCCGCCTCTGCTCTCTGAGTGCCTTGTCTCCTGGGGTGGCTCTCATGGTCACTCATCAGcgctttgtgtttttttctgactGAGCTAGTCCGCCGTGTTCACTTGTCATCAGTTGATGGGCACGGGGGTGTTTCCACCCCCTGGCTGTTGGGAGCAGTATAGCTGTAAGCTTCGGTGTGCAAGTTACTTGAACAACTGTATTTTTATGGATCCACACCTAGGAGTGGGTTTGCTCGGTCATTTAATTCTATGCACTAAACTCTCCACAGCAGCTGCATCTTACCTTCTCACCAGagagttcccctttctccacgTCCTTGCCAACGTGTCCTTGCCCGTATTGCTGTCCTCGTGGGCCTGAGGTGGTATCTCATGGCTTTGACTTGCATATTCCCAGTGACCACTGAAGTTGGGCATGCTTTCACTGCTCACATGCCTTTcatgtttctttggagaaatgaaagGTCTTTTCAagacctttgcccatttttcagtgGGATTGTTTGTGCTCTTGCTGTTGAATTGAAGGATGCTACCTTCAACACATCTGTGGGTTGCAGTCTCTCCACAGGGAGCCCCCATGCCCACCAGGATCAGAATTGCCAGGTGGGACTAGGGGTCCTGCCGACAACCACTTGCTGGGCTCCCTGGGCTGGGCCTTCACAGGGCCTGGTGGGAGTTCTGGGGACAGGGTTGCTGTCAGCCCAGGTGGTGAGACCATTGCACATAGATGGGTGGACACTGTGAGGGAGCTttccacacaggcttcccaggatGCTAGGCGGAGGCCCCGCTGCCCTGGTGGTGCATCGACCACCTTTCCCCCCGGACCTCCGTTTTGGGTTCCTGAGCTGCGTCTGTGTTCAGCTCACAGGTGGGAGGGGCTTGCTCCGCAGGGCAGGGGCGTACTGCCCTGTCTCCACCAATATTCACGCTGGTCAGGGGTGCAGGGTCGGCCTGGAAATTTCCCTGAGGTCATACAGGGGGGCGAGCCTGAGGCCCACAAGCTGAACTGCTGGCTCAGGAAGTGGTTGGCTTTGCTGAGAACACTCAGAGCAGCATCCAGGCCCCATGCTGGCCTTGGGAACACTGCGCTGTCGACACCACCTTTGGTCTCTGTCCTCAGTGAACGGAGTGTCACCAAACGGTCATGTTACTGGGGtttcaactttttaattttttttaatttgtagagTATTTAAAAGACTATCCTCATTGTAAAAGAATACGCTTAAAAATGCAAATGCATCAGATGCACGTGACTTGAAACAAGCTGAAGGCTGCTCATCCTGGAGGGGACCGGGCTGGGGGCAGCATTGGTCCTGGATTAGAGCCGAGGGcttccctctcccatcccactccagccctgcccatcagggCCCTTGGACCTTAACTACAACCCCGTCAGGAGGCTTGGTGAGATCCCCAGGGACCTGAGTGTGGGTGTGCCCAGCAGGCCCCCAGTCTGCAGCCTCAGCGAGAGAGCTCCCAGGCAGACTTTAATTGGGCCTTTTTCTGTTTAATAATAGCACGGCCTGAAACCACTGGCTGGGTCAGCTCTGGATGTGATGCACTGTCCTGAGGGGTCCTGCTCATGAGTGAATCCTTTAAAGGACTTGTCTCGTCTGGACAGACTTTCCAGAAGACCCCAACTTTGGCAGATGCTGGACTGTCTGTCTTGGTCACTGGTTCAGGGGCACCTTGCTCTGTGCCAGCACTGGGTTAACACCCCACCCCTACCTGTGAAGTAGGTATTCTGGAACCCTCATCTTGCAGAGAGGAGGCCAAGGCTGCCCCACCTCCAGCCTGTCCCCTTGCTACCATCACAGCTGCTCACCACCGAGGGCACTCAGGCCAGACAGCTCCCGAACCAGGTGACCTAACAGCCCTTGGGGAAGCCAGTCTCCGGCCCTCTGCCCCTCTGCAGAGCCAGAGCCCATGGGAACACCCAGGAGGCAAGCCCCTCCTGATCCGCAGAGGCCACTGGCCCTGCAACCAGTGCTCAAGAGCACCTCCTCCAGCCTTGTCCCCACATCCCAGCTGGGAGGGGGTTGCCTCAGGACACATGGGACAGGAAGGAGGGGCCTGATACAGCTGTGAGGGCCTCACCCCAAGCCCATGTGGCCCCAAGCCCTCCCCGGCTTGTCTGCCACATGGGGTTACATGGGAGCCACAGCTCCCACGGGGACACCTAGATACGCCTGCATCCCTGTCTGTACAAAGCAGGGAGCCTGTCCTCCACTTGAGGGTCCATGACTCTGCATGTGGACCACTGCTGGCCAGAGGGCCCCCTGGCAGCCCTGCCCGTCCAGATTACAGGGCTCCAGGGGTCACGCTTTTTGGAAGAAAGGAAACCCTGACCAGTTGGTGCCCGTTACTAAAGCTAGATGCCACTCCAGGTCAGTCTCCTGCTTCCAGGGTGAGCCCAAGCCCCTCTGGCCAAGCTCACAGAGCCTCAAATGGCTGCATGTAAGAGCCCAACACGCGTCTCACTgacatttgagttttttttattCTCATCCACAGTCCTTGCGGCATAGCTTTACTTCGGCAGGAAGGATACCAGAGACAGGAGAGATGCCTGGGAGGGGAGGCAGACaacaccccccgccccagcccccaccaGCTCCAGGGAGAGCACAGGGTCAGCTAGGACAGCTGGTGTTGGCACAGTGGGGGCTGGGCTGGCAGCAGCCAGGGGTACCCTAGACTCTGAGCCAGGTGAGCAGCACAGAGAGCCTTGGCTCCCCCAGTGAGGACAGAGCCCTCCCAGGGCCTCCGTGGCTAGAGGGGAAGGGCCTTCCCCCAGGTTAGCCCCCACTAGTCCAGGCTAGAGAGCAAACCAGGCACACAGCACGGAAAACACAGGCCTGAGGGTCAGCCAAAAGCTATGTTCTGAGGGTCCCAGGTGACTCCAGCCCCAGGGGGACCAAACACTGTCCACCACCAAGCACCAGCAGCCTGGAGATGCCCGCACCCAAGGGAAGCATGACTCACCCTCAGGACAGAAAAAGACAGTGGCCTCATCCCTGCCTGGGACTCACGGCAGCTCCTGCAGGCCAAGAGGGCCGCCCACACCCCCTCGTTCCAGCTAAAAGCAGCGGTGTCGGGTGTTGCCCAGCTGCGTCCACCCTCTAGAGCAGTCCCTCGGGGGCCTGTAGGCCACGGTACAGCGCAAAGCCCAGGTCGTCGATCTCTTCCTCCCGCAGGCCATCCAGGAGGTTCACGCCACGGTTGAAGTGGCTGGGCAGGCTGGCCCGCTCCACACTGCCGAGCAGCAGCTCCAGGGCCTGCAGGAAGTGCTCCCCCAGGGCCTCCTCGGCCCAGTCAGCCTCCTGCTCACCCAGGTGCAGAACCACCTGAGCCAGGCGGTCCCGGCCCAGCCGCCACAGAGCTGGGTGACCTCGGCAGACAgtgcagagcagcagcagcagccgacGGCGGGTCCCAGCGTCCTGCTCATCGAGGGCCCGCAGCCGGGCAGCCTCAGCTGGGTACCAGTCCTGCAGCCAGAGGTTCCCGGCCAGCCCCTCCAGGGGCCAGGCCAGCAAGAGGTCTCCATCCTGGGCTCCGGCCACAGTCAGCAGCACAGCCACGGTGAGCTCCAGGCACTCGTGCTGCACCTCCAGCAGCAGCTCATCCGAGGCCACACGTGGCCGAATCAAACACCCGAGGAGGCTGCCGATGGCTGGCCAGTTGACGGAGGCGGTCAGGGCCTTGCGGAGCAGCTCCAGCAGGACCCGGGAGGAGAGGTAGCCACCCACCAGAAAGCGGTCCCAGGGGCTGCTCCCACGGGGACGGAACTCCAGCTGAGTCCTACGCACAGCCCAGCAGCGAGGGTCTTGGGCTACAGTGTCCAAGCcagccaccaggctccacagGCCTGGCTCCAGTGCCAGGGGCACCAGGAGCCGCACAGGGTCGGCAGCCCCCGCCTGCAGCCCCTCATAGAGCGGCCCGCCGGGCACGAGCGCCCCAAAGGGCAGGTCTGGGAACTTGTTCCGCAGGTAGGCCTGCAGTTCCAGGGCAATGTCACCTGCCAACTGCTTGGCCAGAGACATGTGAGCCCCTGGCATGGTCACGTGGTCCCGCTCAAAAGCCAGCAGCTTCTCCTGGAACGTCAGACACAGCGGCGGTGCCGGCGAGCTGAGCTGAGGTGATGTCTGGGGCCCTGTGTCAGCGGGCCCTTCTGAAGAGGGAAGGGACCGGAGGCTGGTCTGAGGGGTTGTAATGGGACCACCTGAGATGGTACTGAGCTCAGTGATGAATTCTCACTATCTGAGACCCCTCCCAACACCCTGAGGCTGAAACCCCAGGTCTCGGTTCCCCAGGTGAGGGCCCCCACCATCACAATGCTGCCACCTCGCTCTGGGGCCAGCCCCCATGGTCTCACGTCCTGGGGGCTGGAGCCTCAGCATCACGTAGGAGGGAGAAGGCATCCAACACACAAGGAGCCCACAGGGAGCAGGGACCCGAGCAGGTCACACGGTcaccagggcagggcctgggctaCATCTCCCGAATGTGACCACCGAAACAGGACCCACCCAGGTCAGAGAGGAAGGGGCACCGCTCACCTGGGGCAGAGAGTGAGGGGGCCGGAGGCGGCACCGGCTGGCTGAGGGCAGCGGGCGGGGGCCGGGACTGGAGGCGTGGCGTGGCCTTGAGCAGGCTCAGGTCCTGCCAGCTGTCCTCCAGGCATGGGGCATCCCCCTTGGCGTCGTCCTCGTCCCGGGGGCTGGTGGCCCTGTCGATGAGCTGCAGGCAGAGGGACACAGGTGAGGGCATCTGAGGCCTGGGCGGCCATGGCAGAGCCAACCAGGTGAGGGGCAGAGGCAGGTGCGGTCTCAGGCAgtcccacctccccagccctgctgTGAAGTCCATGTCAGCGGGCCAGCCCAGCCTTACCCGCTTCACGGCCAGGGTGGCAATGCCCAGCACCGCAGCCCCACCCACTCCCAGCACCAGGCGGGCATTGGCCAGGAGGAAGTCTACAGCGCCGCCCAGCACCTCGCCGTCACGCCGCTTGCTCCGATTCTGGGAGAATTCCGCCATGGTCAGTCTGCCTGTAAGGGAGCCAGGGTGCAGGGGCCACTCAGTGAGGGGCCGGCCTGGCATCCAGGCAGGTGCCCTATGGTCAGAGTTGGGGTCACAAGGGGGCTTCCAGAGAATTTCTGATGAGAAAGGGGCTGCCTGCAGGTTTTCTTGGGAGGAGACTGGGAGCTGGCCCAGAGACTTCCCTCCACCAAAACCTGCAAACAACCCATCTGTATGACAAGGGGCTCACAGAGAAAGACCCTAAGGCCCATGGCAGGTCAGAGAAGGGAGACAATCTCCCCGATCCCACCTTCCAGGCCCCCTGATGTTGCCAAAGATCATGAGGTCGGTCTTATCAGCACCATCCCCATTTACAAAGAAACAGGTTGCTGACCACAAAGTGAGTGGTGGGGACTCGGACCCCCCCATGACCAGGTCCCAGGAGCAGCCTTATCCTGGTTCCTAACCAGGCCCTGTAGGagaaaactaaggcccagagaagaCCATGGCTTGGGGACCCAGGCAACCTGCACTGGACAGCCTCTCAGGCCTTTGAGGGAACCTCAGTGAAATTCAGGTGGCCACAGTTACCCCCAAATCTCAGCAGGGCAGCCACCAGAGGCAGGGCCACAAAATCAGAGAACAGGACAGGTGAGATGGCCCAGGACACCCCGGGGGTCAAGGGCTGGCTGTCAACAAGTATGTGTCAGACAAGGCTGAAGGCCCCGCTGTGGGGACAGGGTGTAAGGGGCCTCTAAAGACCACAATAAGGCCGGTCCAGTGCCCTGGACAAGGGCCTCTGAGGCTAGGGACAacagtgggtggggaggggtctcAGCTGCTGAGAGCCCAGGCCACAGCAGGTGAGCTGAGGGCCTGAGTGTGCCAAATACTCTTAGCTCGTCTGTAAGATGGAGCAGGTGCCATGAGAAACCGTTAGACATGCGGAACCCAGAAGTACCAGTGGCTGGGACCTCAGGCATCTCTCCAGTCCTGGCAGGCTGAGCCCCAGCCCTCAGGTCCTGAGCACTGACGGGGTGTGTGACCAAGGGACAAGCCCAGGGGACCAGTCAGATGGCCAGGCAGAACTGTTACCCTGAGGATGCCTGAACAGATGACCCTGAGCTCAGAGCCAACTCAGCCCCAAGGACTTCTGCTCGCCCTGCTCCCAGCGGGTGCCGGAGCCCGGTTGCCAGGTGGGGCCTGCAGCCCCGCACCCGCCCCCCTTTCCCAAGCTAAAAATAGGAAAGACGACGGAGAGGGTTGACCCAGCGTGGCCCTGCGGCGGCTTCCTTCATCAGGACTGACAACCGCCTCCAAACTGTAAAGTGCTCAAAGCCCCCGCCTGTCTGACCCAGGGCGCGCAGACCCTaaccagggaagggagagggaaagacCAGGCCTCCCCTAGCCTCCTCCAAGTCCCGGCCGCGAGGACACCGAGGCTGGGGGAACGCCGGGATGGGCCCAAGAAGCGACCAGAGATCGGCCCGATCCGACTCACTCCCGGCCGTATCCGCGCGGCCGGTGGAGGCCACGCCCCGCGCCCCGGCCGTACCTGCGTCGCGGCTTCGGCGCCCCGGCCCGGGGACGCAGGGGGCCGCTCGGGCCGCGTCCCGGGGCCGCCTGGGAATAGAACGTGCAGGACCCGGGAGTCGAACGCCGAAGCCTGGGGCGGGCGCGGGTCCCCCGCTCGCAGACGGACAGGCCCCGAATCCAATCAGAGTGCTCAAGGCCCGTGCCCACGTGCTGTTCTGTGGCGGCCTCGGCCAATGGCGGCCGAGCGCCCTTCGGGGCGGGGCTCCTCGGCGAGCACCGCCTTAAAGGCGCAGGGCTGTGCTCGCGGACTCCGCCGGTGGGAACGCGAGCTCCTTCCCAGCTAAGGAAGCATCAGGTGGAGCTCCTGGTCACTGTAGTCTGCGGCCGCCTCTCCCGTGAAGGGGATACTGGTCCTGTCACCTACTGGGACCGTCATGTGCCGGCCCAGGGACGCCTCCCTCGAGGGGCAAGCGGGCACGTAACCGCGCACCCGGGCTCTCCTCCGAGCCCGGAAGGCTAGGAGTGTGGGTACTGGCCCCGGAGCGTCTCTCGGAGAAAGGCTCGTGGCTCCGGACGAGAACCCGGGCGTCCTACTACCACTGCCGCCCGAACCACCCGGGTCCCCGGCGTTGACCAGCGCAGGGACAGCCGCGGGCCGAGAAGGCCCTTCGGGCCACTGCGGCCCCGGGCTGGCCCGGGGCGCGTCCGGAGCGGCCCGGGCtgaggggcggggccggcgcgCTCCCCGCCCCGCCGGCTCCACGGTCCCCGCCCCGAGCGCCAGGCCCCGCCCGCGGTCCGCTCCCCTCAGCCCAGCGCCGCCATGGAGGGCACCGGGGTGCTGCCGTTCGTTCGCGGCGTGGATCTCAGCGGCAACGACTTCAAGGTGAGCCTTGGGGCGGCGGCCGGGACCCCCAGCCCGCCCCTCCGCTTCCTGCGCGTCCGGGACCGTAGACGGCCTTGCCCAGACCCCGCCCCGGGCCGACGTCCCAGGCCTCCGCCCGGCGCCCGCGTAGACAGCCCAggccgggcggggcgggcgggcgcgCGCAGGGTCCCGGAGCTGCGCCGGGGCGCGCGGGGTCTGCCCACCGGGCCCGGTCCTGGCGCCTGGCCCGGGCAGGCCGGCCGGGGGTCCTGGTCGGAGCTCGAGCTCGCgcctccccagccctccccgcCCCTGTGAGGTCACAGCCCAAGCCGGGCCCTGACTCATGGTTGCGCCGCCGGCTCTGCGCTACCGGCACCCGCCACCCGCATCCTGTGTGgtcttaggcaagtcacttcccTCTCGGAGCCTTGTTTTTTCTTCCGGTGGAGGGGCTTACATTGAAACCCCTGGAGGCAGGGATTAGTTGTGGAGGGCGTGTTGGGCAGGTGTGCGAGGCCCTGGGTGCCAGTTGTCTGAGCAGCTGCCAAACTGCTGGACCAGGGCCGCTGGGTACACCAGCCCAGCCTCGGGGCGGGGCAGTGGTTCTTGAGAACTGAGAATGAGGCTGCAGGGCTGGTGACCAGAGAGAAGGCCCTGAGAGATGGCCTGGTTCCAGGAGGATCCTCAGGGCTGCAGGTAGAATGAGTGGGCCGACCCCAGCCTGGGTCTGCAGGGTCCAGTGGTCCAGGCAGTGGCTGGGGTCCGGGCAGAGGAGACAGGCCCTTTCTTCTTGTATGTACTTACACTTGACGCCATGCACACTCCTCTGCCTCTGTCCCCACCGTCCTCACCTGGAGTCCCCAAGTGTCCTCTCCAGTCTAGGAGAGTGAGTCACCAGCAGGGAATGTGGCCGTAGGGAGAAGGGGCACCAGCCTCCCCAGGCTTCTGGCCACAGGGCAGGGGTCCTGAGGTGGGCATTGGAGTCTGGGGGACAAATGGGTGAGTGAACTAATGAATAAGTTATGCCTGtgtgggagagggtggggagctggggccTCATGCAGGGGGTGGCTGGCAGGGCACAGGTGGGACCTTGGCAGAGGCACAGGGTGCATGCAGTTCGACAGATTGCACAGGCAGGGCTTGGATGCAAGGCAAAGACATTGAGTTGGTCCAACCGCACAGCTGACTGTGGGGTGGCACCTAGAATAAGCCTTTCTGGGCCGAGAATCCAGCAGGAGAGGCAGGTCTTAGGTCAGCAGCCATCCTGATCACCAGTGGGTTCTCAGGACGCTTTTGTCATCAGGGGGCTTTCATCAGCCCCATTCTAtgggtgagaaaactgagacagagTGGCTAAGTGATGTGTCTGGGGTCACACCAACTAGAGGTGACTATTGCCCCCCAAAGGCTCCCACGGGCAGTGGGGGCCACAGGGTGGCAGAGCAAGGGTACCATGACCCAGACCAGCCTCACTGTGACATACCCCCAGGGTGGCTACTTCCCTGAGAATGTCAAGGCCATGACTAGCCTGCGATGGCTGAAGCTAAACCGCACCGGCCTTTGCTACCTGCCAGAGGAGTTGGCGTCCCTGCAGAAGCTGGTAAGAGGCTTTGGGCAGGCAGGGGAGGGTCCTGGTGGATGGGGCTGGCCAGGTGGGCAGAGCCTGTGCAGGACATTGCCTGTCACAAGCAGAACTGGTGGGGAGGGGATGAGCACCCTATCCTGGGAGGTATACAAGAAGAGGCTAGGTCTGTGAAGGAGGAAAGGTGCAAGAGTGGACTGGACCTGGGTTGCTGAGGGTGCCTGGGTGGGGCAAGGCTGTGGTGGTGTTTGGGGGCTCTGTGGGAGGGTCCCTAGACAGGGGAAGGCTGTGGTGCCAGTGGGGGCTCTGAGGACGCCCAGCCCACCCTGCTGAGCCTCTGCACCTTGTGCCGGCCCAGGAACACCTGTCGGTGAGCCACAACAACCTAACCACGCTGCACGGGGAGCTGTCCAGCCTGCCATCGCTGCGGGTGAGTGCCGCCCAAGACTGCAGAActcagggtggggcctgggggccaggccagCCCCTCTGTACACCCCGGTGTCAGGGGGCTTGGGGGGAGAGAGCATGCAGTAATGACCTGAGTTGAGTAACGCATaggagaaaaggtgaaaaaaCCTAAGTCTGATCCATTTTGAACTGCTATGATAGCTGATCCTGGCCAAGCAGCACTCTAGCTATTTCTCAGGGGTCTCTCATGTGATCCCAACCTCCACCAAGTTCACAGATGAGGATACTGAGCACGGAGGCAGGTCACTTGCCTGTGGTTTATCCCCAGTGATAaagctggggcagggcaggggaggtCCTCTGGGTGGGTCAGTCCCCCTGCTGTTCTCCATGGAACCTCCCATCCCAGATCTTCAGGCCATTCCAATGGTCATTCCCATTTAAGGTTGGAGCCCTGAGATGCGAAGGGCACACCTCTGGACTCGGGTTAAACCTGAGTTCTGCACTTTCCGAGATGGCCCGTCAGTGACCACCATGAAGTGGCAGGGTGTCACCACGCAGACGTTGGGCAGAGGGAGCCGCAGTGGTGGCTCCTGtttctccttctgtctcctgTGGTCATGGTGCCATCCCCTGGTCCGTTCCCTCCCCCGTGGCCATCCTACACTGATGTCCTGCACCATGAGAGCCTGAGCAGGTTTCAGCCCTAAGGGCACAGAAAACAGGCTTGCTGTGAGTCTATACGCTGATGCTTTTGGTCCAACCTTCTTCCATCTGTGCCAGAAACTCTGACTCAGAGCTCCATCCCTATCTTGCCCTATGGAACTGGGAGGAAGAGGGGTTATTCCATCAGAAAAATTCCCCTGTGTTTCTGTGTGCTGGGCTGTGGGGCACATTTGAGTTGGGCTTTGAAGTGTGAATAGGAGTTCACTGGTAGAGTAGGAAGGGCTTGCTAAGTAGAGGGACCACAAGCAAAGGCCAGAGTGGGAGAGCACTCAGGACTGGCCTCCCGTGGGCTTATGGAGAAGGTATCCTTCCCTGACCTCTGCTTCTCCTTGGAGTGGAAGCCAGGACTCATGGACTCTCGTGGTTTATCCCCAGGCCATTGTGGCTCGAGCCAACAGTCTGAAGAACTCAGGAGTCCCTGATGATATCTTCAAGCTGGATGATCTCTCAGTCCTGGTCAGTGGTCACCCACCACCTGGTAGTGAACCCTACTATTCAGTGACCCTCCCCCCACTGCGCTGGTCCCTGGGGCCGTGGTTTTCCTGTTGTACAAATGAAGTAACTGGAGACGTCCAATGGACAATGCCTTGCCCAAGGGTGCTCAGTTCCCTGACTTAGGCCCCTTCCTCCCAGGGTCCCACTGGCTCCCTTTGGCGTGGAAACctcctcctctgctgccctctcagCACCCATTCCAACCCTTGAGCATGGTGCAGGCCTGGCGGGGTGGGGCCAGCCCTGCCACCCCTGACCCGgcctcaccccctccccaggacTTGAGCTACAACCAGCTGACGGAGTGCCCGCGGGAGCTGGAGAACGCCAAGAACATGCTGGTGCTGAACCTCAGCCACAACAGGTGCCGCGTGCCGGGCTGGGCCGGGGAGGTGGCTGACCCCAGAAGCGGAGCACAGCCCTGACTGCCGGCCCTCTGCCCACAGCATCGACACCATCCCCAACCAGCTCTTCATCAACCTCACTGACCTGCTGTACCTGGACCTCAGCGAGAACCGCCTGGAGAGCCTACCCCCACAGATGCGCCGGCTCGTGCACCTGCAGACGCTCGTGCTCAACGGGAACCCGTTGCTGCATGCCCAGCTCCGGTGGGTGCCTACCCTCCCCACCAGGCCTGGCCTAGTTGGGTCAACACCCACCTGCCTCGCTGGGCGACACCAGGCATCCCGCCtgccctgcccacacccaccctcaggccctgcccctggcctgaggCAGTGTCTCCCCGCGTCCCCCCACAGGCAGCTCCCGGCACTGACTGCCTTGCAGACCTTGCACCTGCGGAACACACAGCGCACCCAGAGCAACCTTCCCACCAGCCTGGAGGGCCTGAGCCACCTCGCAGGTGGGCGGTTCCCAGGAGCCCTCAGCCCCTTCCTTCCTCATGGAGGAGGCAGCTGGACACTGCTTCCCTAAAAGCCTCTGGGGGAGGGGTGCCCTCAGGAGGAGGGGTGTGGTTCTGACATGACCCTGTTCCATCACGTGTCTGAGGCCACAGAGCCTGGAGGGGTAGCTAGGCTACACATAGCGTGCTGCCTTGGAGCTCTCTAGGGGCCCTGGCAGACATGCTCTCCTGTGCCCAGATGTGGACCTGTCCTGCAACGACCTGTCGCGGGTGCCCGAGTGCCTGTACGCCCTGCCCGGCTTACGGCGCCTCAACCTCAGCAGCAACCAGATCACGGAGCTATCCCTGTGCATTGACCAGTGGGTGCACCTGGAGACCTTGAACCTGTCTCGGAACCAGCTGACCTCGCTGCCCGTGTGTGCGGGtctggggagggtggggcggCCACAGGCCACGTTGGCGCCCACCTCTGACCCCGCATctgctgtgtcccctgcagtcaGCCATCTGCAAACTGACCAAGCTGAAGAGGCTGTACCTGAACTCCAACATGCTGGACTTTGACGGGCTACCCTCAGGCATCGGCAAGCTGTCCAACCTGGAGGAGTTCATGGCCGCCAACAACAAGCTGGAGCTGATCCCCGAGAGCCTCTGCAGGTACTGGGCTGAGGCGgggcctcccccgcccccatgGTCTCTGTGCATTGTACAGAACACGAGGGGTTGAGTTGAGTTTGTGGATAAAGACCCCGGGCTCATGCCAATGGGTTCCCCGAGCGCCCTTCAGGGACAAGGGGCAAGGCCAGAGGGACTGCGCTGCTGCCTCCTTTGGGACGCTGTGCTGCCTTTGCTCCCCAAGGTCACAGCATCCACTAGCATGGTCCCCGGCACTGAGAACAGAGGACCCCCAGCAGCTTCTGAGCTAATTTGAGGGCAGAGTGTGTTTTTTTATGCCCTTTTGCTCATGTCCAGGGGTCTCTGGTTCTCGGAAGGCCATAGTGGAGGATGCTGCCCTGTAGGAGCCACAGAAAGGGCCTCCAGTCACTCAGCCACAAGGAAACTCGCCCTACCCCCACCCTTCTGGGTG includes:
- the MIEF2 gene encoding mitochondrial dynamics protein MID49; this translates as MAEFSQNRSKRRDGEVLGGAVDFLLANARLVLGVGGAAVLGIATLAVKRLIDRATSPRDEDDAKGDAPCLEDSWQDLSLLKATPRLQSRPPPAALSQPVPPPAPSLSAPEGPADTGPQTSPQLSSPAPPLCLTFQEKLLAFERDHVTMPGAHMSLAKQLAGDIALELQAYLRNKFPDLPFGALVPGGPLYEGLQAGAADPVRLLVPLALEPGLWSLVAGLDTVAQDPRCWAVRRTQLEFRPRGSSPWDRFLVGGYLSSRVLLELLRKALTASVNWPAIGSLLGCLIRPRVASDELLLEVQHECLELTVAVLLTVAGAQDGDLLLAWPLEGLAGNLWLQDWYPAEAARLRALDEQDAGTRRRLLLLLCTVCRGHPALWRLGRDRLAQVVLHLGEQEADWAEEALGEHFLQALELLLGSVERASLPSHFNRGVNLLDGLREEEIDDLGFALYRGLQAPEGLL